In Methanomicrobium antiquum, one DNA window encodes the following:
- a CDS encoding alpha/beta hydrolase family protein: protein MKYKASVFLILIIATAVFFCGCASNNSPAKPADLTSHIAYSVSDDGVLSVDEISYSYSLCNVSNEGKNGSVKLSEIVMKDGEDEVYTTLASPEKPLSGVVFAPGAGVSADAHKNRSISYAESGIAFMVVDIRGNGGKSEGVSLDFQHEYETAVKGMTPQYYRIIFDLISAKDYLKEIYGESFPVYIAGSSNGGRYAAIAAGIDSEFEGYFGISTSGYEWENNKNGEAVDLFIKSINPDSYIGMIKPSKTVIFHAPDDSVIDFESGMSLYNKAEEPKDFVAFNGTHGINSEVDEYIKTLLAED, encoded by the coding sequence ATGAAATACAAAGCATCAGTATTTTTAATTTTGATTATTGCCACGGCAGTTTTCTTCTGCGGCTGTGCATCAAACAATAGTCCGGCCAAGCCTGCAGACCTCACATCACATATTGCATATTCTGTATCGGATGACGGAGTTTTAAGCGTTGATGAGATTAGTTATTCTTACAGTCTTTGTAATGTTTCAAACGAAGGTAAAAACGGCTCTGTAAAACTTTCTGAAATTGTGATGAAAGATGGAGAAGATGAAGTATATACAACTCTGGCATCCCCTGAGAAGCCTTTGTCCGGAGTTGTATTCGCACCAGGCGCCGGTGTAAGTGCCGATGCACACAAAAACCGCTCAATTTCTTATGCAGAATCAGGCATAGCATTTATGGTTGTTGATATTCGCGGAAACGGCGGGAAGAGCGAAGGTGTCTCGCTTGATTTCCAGCATGAATATGAAACAGCTGTAAAGGGAATGACTCCTCAGTATTACAGAATAATTTTTGATCTGATTTCTGCAAAGGACTATCTGAAAGAGATATATGGTGAATCTTTCCCTGTATATATTGCAGGTTCATCAAACGGCGGACGATATGCGGCAATTGCGGCAGGCATCGACTCTGAGTTTGAAGGATATTTTGGAATATCTACTTCAGGTTATGAATGGGAGAATAACAAAAATGGTGAGGCTGTTGATCTTTTCATTAAAAGCATCAATCCTGACAGCTATATAGGGATGATTAAACCCTCAAAAACAGTAATTTTCCATGCACCTGATGATTCGGTAATTGACTTTGAATCCGGGATGTCGCTTTATAATAAGGCAGAAGAACCTAAGGACTTTGTAGCCTTTAACGGGACTCATGGGATAAATAGTGAAGTGGATGAATATATCAAAACCCTGCTGGCAGAAGACTAA
- a CDS encoding NUDIX hydrolase codes for MKKIDDIYSGGRMKVEKVEVDLPGGITLERIVVKPGGAVAILPMDNEYCYLIKQYRYPIDEYIYEAPAGTMNEGENPEETAHRELIEETGFKCEELVPKGYIYTTPGFTNERIFLYEAYSLSPSDEFQKDDDEVIEVVKVKKPEVFEMIEDGRIVDAKTICLVFKCLR; via the coding sequence ATGAAAAAAATTGATGATATTTACAGTGGCGGCAGAATGAAAGTAGAGAAGGTTGAAGTTGACCTTCCAGGCGGAATTACCCTTGAAAGAATAGTTGTAAAACCAGGTGGTGCAGTTGCAATACTTCCTATGGATAACGAATACTGCTATCTGATAAAGCAGTACAGATATCCGATTGATGAGTATATCTATGAAGCACCTGCAGGAACGATGAATGAGGGGGAAAATCCTGAAGAAACAGCGCACCGTGAACTCATTGAAGAAACAGGTTTTAAGTGCGAAGAGTTGGTTCCAAAAGGCTATATTTACACAACTCCCGGATTTACAAACGAGAGAATTTTTTTGTATGAAGCATATTCCCTCTCGCCTTCTGATGAATTCCAAAAGGATGATGATGAGGTAATAGAGGTTGTAAAGGTAAAAAAGCCTGAGGTTTTTGAGATGATAGAGGATGGCAGAATTGTTGATGCAAAGACAATCTGCCTTGTATTCAAATGCCTGAGGTAG
- the queC gene encoding 7-cyano-7-deazaguanine synthase QueC has protein sequence MKAVCLISGGMDSSTLAYVAKDMGYDILALHTVYGQRTEEKELMCAKKIAKSLDALEFMEISLSHLTQFGGSSLTDYSMNVLDHTDEKGDEKRKNSQEKTQTGAGNEESFGSHTISGTISTTIPNTYVPFRNSNLLSIATSYAETRGAEAIFIGVQASDYAGYPDCRPEFVEAFQKVISLGTSDETNIRLMTPFVNLNKTEILKKGLKLGVPYEDTWSCYKSNHPACGRCDSCYYRLKAFEEIGVKDPIDYA, from the coding sequence ATGAAAGCAGTATGCCTGATTTCAGGGGGAATGGACTCATCCACACTTGCATATGTTGCAAAGGATATGGGATATGATATTCTGGCGCTTCATACGGTGTATGGGCAGAGAACAGAGGAAAAAGAGCTGATGTGTGCCAAAAAAATTGCCAAATCACTCGATGCCCTTGAATTTATGGAAATATCACTATCACATCTGACACAGTTTGGCGGAAGTTCTTTGACTGATTATTCAATGAATGTTCTTGATCACACTGATGAAAAAGGGGATGAGAAAAGAAAAAATTCTCAGGAAAAGACTCAGACAGGTGCCGGGAATGAAGAATCTTTTGGATCCCACACAATCTCAGGTACAATTTCAACTACAATTCCAAACACCTATGTTCCTTTCAGAAATTCTAATTTACTGTCAATTGCGACAAGCTATGCAGAGACTCGTGGCGCTGAGGCAATATTTATCGGTGTTCAGGCATCGGACTATGCAGGCTATCCTGACTGTCGACCTGAGTTTGTTGAGGCATTTCAGAAGGTTATTTCTCTTGGTACATCTGATGAGACAAACATCCGTCTTATGACGCCTTTTGTAAATCTAAACAAGACTGAGATCTTAAAAAAAGGCTTAAAACTTGGTGTTCCATATGAAGATACATGGTCCTGCTACAAAAGCAATCATCCTGCATGTGGGAGATGTGATTCCTGTTATTATCGCTTAAAAGCGTTTGAAGAGATTGGAGTAAAAGATCCGATTGATTATGCCTAA
- a CDS encoding 7-carboxy-7-deazaguanine synthase QueE — MKIIEIFKSLQGEGPLSGTVTLFVRLSGCNLNCRWCDTKKSHNGGVWMSAEEIFEKIEKSGVSYVCITGGEPLLSKEELIPLLRILHNSGYKTEIETNGTIDFSDLQDYAQICMDVKCPSSGEMSDLELLKNLRKDDSVKFVVSDEADFCYAKDIIENYLINSQIFISPVWGSNCKKTAQMVINSGLPVRFQIQLHKIIGVE, encoded by the coding sequence ATGAAGATAATTGAAATATTCAAAAGCCTTCAGGGCGAAGGGCCTCTTTCGGGAACAGTAACTCTGTTTGTACGACTCTCCGGCTGTAATCTCAACTGCCGCTGGTGCGACACCAAAAAATCTCATAATGGGGGAGTCTGGATGAGTGCAGAAGAGATATTTGAAAAAATTGAGAAATCCGGTGTTTCTTATGTCTGCATCACAGGCGGAGAGCCACTATTATCAAAAGAAGAGTTGATACCTCTTTTAAGAATTCTTCACAACTCCGGTTACAAAACAGAGATTGAGACAAACGGTACAATTGACTTCTCTGACCTGCAGGATTATGCCCAAATATGTATGGATGTAAAATGTCCTTCCTCTGGGGAAATGAGCGACCTGGAGCTTTTGAAAAATCTCCGAAAAGATGATTCTGTTAAGTTTGTAGTCAGTGATGAAGCAGATTTTTGTTATGCAAAAGATATAATTGAAAATTACCTGATAAACTCACAAATATTCATATCGCCCGTATGGGGCAGTAATTGCAAAAAAACTGCACAGATGGTAATAAACAGCGGACTGCCTGTCAGATTTCAAATCCAGCTTCACAAAATAATAGGTGTTGAATAA
- a CDS encoding 6-carboxytetrahydropterin synthase, which produces MSIRIYKESYFEASHRLLHYKGKCFRLHGHQWRAEFWMEGDLTPESMILVDYNLIKEVVLRYDHEVILNKDDPMVECLSKFQDVVLTDGDPTSELLAERISSELEEECRKNNINARVVKCRIWESTSCYAEWTP; this is translated from the coding sequence ATGAGTATCAGGATATACAAGGAATCATATTTCGAGGCAAGTCACAGGCTTTTGCATTACAAGGGCAAGTGCTTTCGCCTGCACGGGCATCAGTGGAGAGCAGAATTCTGGATGGAGGGTGATTTAACGCCTGAGTCTATGATCCTGGTAGATTACAATCTGATAAAAGAGGTTGTTTTAAGATACGATCATGAGGTAATACTGAATAAAGACGATCCTATGGTTGAATGCCTCTCAAAATTCCAGGATGTTGTGTTAACAGACGGCGATCCGACAAGCGAGCTATTAGCTGAGAGAATCTCTTCAGAACTTGAAGAGGAATGCAGAAAAAACAACATAAATGCAAGAGTTGTAAAATGCCGCATCTGGGAGTCAACATCCTGCTATGCAGAGTGGACACCTTAA
- a CDS encoding 30S ribosomal protein S12, which produces MGNGKFAARKCKRDSKNNRWRDVNYSRKALGLDIKSDPLEGAPQGRGIVLEKVGVEAKQPNSAIRKCVRIQLIKNGRQVSAFAVGDGAINFIDEHDEVTIEGIGGRLGRSKGDIPGVRYQVIAVNNVCLREMVIGKKEKPRR; this is translated from the coding sequence TTGGGAAACGGTAAATTTGCAGCAAGAAAATGTAAGCGCGACTCTAAAAACAACAGATGGCGCGATGTAAACTATTCAAGGAAGGCACTCGGTCTTGACATCAAGTCAGATCCTTTAGAGGGAGCTCCTCAGGGTCGTGGTATTGTCCTTGAAAAGGTTGGTGTAGAAGCTAAGCAGCCGAACTCAGCTATTCGTAAGTGTGTTCGTATTCAGCTTATCAAAAATGGCCGTCAGGTCAGTGCATTCGCAGTCGGCGACGGTGCAATCAACTTCATTGATGAACACGATGAAGTCACAATTGAAGGTATCGGCGGACGTTTAGGCCGTTCAAAAGGAGATATTCCTGGTGTTCGTTATCAGGTTATCGCAGTGAACAATGTATGCCTTCGTGAAATGGTAATAGGCAAGAAGGAGAAGCCACGCAGGTAA
- a CDS encoding 30S ribosomal protein S7, protein MSAEEIAQETTEAPVVEKNTNLLFNKWDLSEVKVNDPGLVRYVSVDSLIVAHSCGRKQKQQFSKSEMLIVERLINRLMQTENNTGKKELTTRIVKDSFEIIYKKTNKNPVEVLIDAIANAGPREETVRLKYGGINVPKSVDTAPQRRIDTALFFIARAVQQGSRKKKRSAAAVLADELIAAAAGDTRSYAVAKKEERERVAKSAR, encoded by the coding sequence ATGAGCGCAGAAGAAATTGCACAGGAAACCACAGAAGCGCCTGTTGTAGAGAAGAATACAAACCTCCTCTTCAACAAATGGGATCTCTCTGAAGTAAAGGTAAATGATCCGGGCCTTGTTCGCTACGTCAGTGTTGATTCACTTATCGTTGCGCACTCATGTGGAAGAAAACAGAAACAGCAGTTTTCAAAGTCTGAGATGCTTATTGTTGAGCGTTTAATCAACAGGCTCATGCAGACAGAGAACAACACAGGCAAAAAAGAGCTTACAACCCGTATTGTAAAGGATTCATTTGAAATTATTTACAAAAAGACAAACAAAAATCCAGTCGAGGTCTTAATTGACGCTATTGCAAATGCAGGACCGCGTGAGGAGACTGTTCGTTTGAAGTACGGTGGTATAAACGTACCAAAGTCAGTTGACACTGCACCACAGCGCCGCATTGACACAGCTCTTTTCTTCATTGCACGTGCTGTCCAACAGGGAAGCCGCAAAAAGAAGAGATCAGCAGCTGCAGTCCTTGCAGATGAATTAATCGCCGCTGCCGCAGGGGACACACGCAGTTATGCTGTAGCAAAGAAGGAAGAACGCGAACGCGTAGCAAAATCTGCACGCTAA
- a CDS encoding elongation factor EF-2, with the protein MTRRKKMVERVTELMDNPEHIRNIGIVAHIDHGKTTLSDNLLAGAGMISEEIAGKACWMDSDEEEQARGITIDASNVSMVHEYNGEEFLINMIDTPGHVDFGGDVTRAMRAVDGAVVLVDAVEGTMPQTETVLRQALKEGVRPILFVNKVDRLINELKVDEMEMQIRLGKVIDKVNKLIKGMNEEAYNNGWKLDATEGTVAFGSALYNWAVSVPFMKKSGVSFKDVYEKCTEGDMKWLAKNSPLCSVVLDMVVRHLPNPQDAQKRRVPIIWQHGTKDTPEGKAMLTCDPKGPACLMVTDISFDQHAGEVATGRLFSGTLRRGTECYVMGTAKKVNRLTQVGVFMGAERIEVEALPCGNIAAVTGLKDAIVGSTVTTLMEMTPFESLKHYSEPVMTVAVEAKNMKDLPKLITVLRQVAKEDPTVQVTINEETGEHLISGMGELHLEVITGRIGRDKKVEIVTSPPIVVYRETITGTAGPIEGKSPNRHNRFYIELEPLPTDVVQLLKDGTISMDLPALERRDALIEAGFDKEEAKNLTAIEGTNMFFDMTKGIQYLNETMELVLEGWREALAGGPLADELVQNVKIRLVDVKLHEDAIHRGPAQVIPAVRSAVKAGILLAGDSLLEPMQILQITVPQEHMGSATGMIQGRRGQVSDMTSEGDTITVIGKAPVAQLFGFAGDVRSATEGRAMWSTEFAGFEIVPAGMLKDVVKEIRKRKGLKEQIPEPADYLA; encoded by the coding sequence ATGACCAGACGAAAAAAGATGGTGGAAAGAGTTACAGAACTGATGGACAATCCTGAACATATCAGAAACATCGGTATTGTAGCTCACATTGATCATGGTAAGACAACCCTCTCTGATAACCTTCTTGCAGGCGCAGGAATGATCAGTGAGGAGATCGCAGGTAAAGCCTGCTGGATGGACTCAGATGAGGAAGAGCAGGCACGTGGAATTACAATTGATGCATCAAATGTTTCAATGGTTCACGAGTACAACGGCGAGGAATTCTTAATCAACATGATTGATACTCCGGGTCACGTTGACTTTGGTGGAGATGTTACCCGTGCCATGCGTGCAGTAGACGGTGCTGTGGTTTTGGTTGACGCAGTCGAAGGAACTATGCCACAGACAGAAACAGTTCTGCGTCAGGCATTAAAAGAGGGTGTAAGACCTATTCTTTTCGTAAACAAAGTAGACCGTTTAATAAACGAGCTCAAAGTTGATGAGATGGAGATGCAGATTCGCCTTGGAAAAGTTATCGATAAGGTCAACAAACTCATCAAAGGTATGAATGAAGAGGCCTACAACAACGGCTGGAAACTTGATGCAACAGAAGGAACAGTTGCATTTGGATCAGCCCTCTATAACTGGGCAGTATCTGTACCATTCATGAAGAAGAGCGGTGTTTCATTCAAGGATGTTTACGAGAAATGTACGGAAGGAGATATGAAATGGCTTGCAAAGAACAGTCCTCTTTGTTCAGTAGTTTTAGACATGGTTGTCCGCCACCTTCCAAACCCTCAGGATGCACAGAAGCGCCGTGTTCCAATCATCTGGCAACACGGAACAAAGGACACTCCTGAAGGAAAAGCAATGCTTACATGCGATCCTAAAGGTCCTGCATGTCTGATGGTTACAGATATTTCATTTGACCAGCACGCAGGTGAAGTTGCAACAGGACGTCTCTTCTCAGGTACACTCAGACGCGGTACAGAGTGCTACGTTATGGGTACAGCAAAGAAAGTCAACCGTTTAACACAGGTTGGTGTCTTCATGGGTGCCGAGAGAATTGAAGTTGAAGCACTTCCGTGTGGAAACATCGCTGCAGTTACAGGTCTTAAGGATGCAATTGTCGGTTCAACAGTTACAACATTAATGGAAATGACTCCGTTTGAATCCTTAAAGCACTACTCCGAGCCTGTTATGACTGTCGCTGTTGAGGCTAAGAACATGAAGGATCTTCCAAAGTTAATCACTGTTTTAAGACAGGTTGCAAAAGAAGACCCGACTGTTCAGGTTACAATCAACGAAGAGACAGGTGAGCACTTAATCTCCGGTATGGGAGAACTTCACCTGGAAGTTATCACCGGTCGTATCGGCCGTGACAAGAAAGTTGAAATTGTCACATCTCCGCCTATTGTTGTTTACCGTGAGACAATCACAGGAACAGCAGGGCCGATTGAAGGTAAGTCACCAAACCGCCACAACAGGTTCTATATTGAACTTGAGCCGCTCCCGACAGATGTTGTCCAGCTTTTAAAAGACGGCACCATTTCAATGGACCTGCCGGCACTTGAACGCCGTGACGCACTCATTGAAGCAGGATTTGACAAGGAAGAGGCTAAAAACCTTACTGCAATCGAAGGAACAAACATGTTCTTCGATATGACAAAGGGTATTCAGTACTTAAACGAGACAATGGAACTTGTCCTTGAAGGATGGCGCGAAGCTCTTGCAGGAGGACCTTTGGCAGACGAACTGGTTCAGAATGTCAAAATCAGACTTGTTGATGTAAAACTTCACGAAGATGCAATTCACCGTGGTCCTGCACAGGTAATTCCGGCAGTAAGAAGTGCTGTAAAGGCAGGTATTCTTCTGGCTGGCGATTCACTCCTTGAGCCTATGCAGATTCTGCAGATAACTGTTCCACAGGAGCACATGGGTAGTGCAACAGGCATGATCCAGGGTCGCCGCGGTCAGGTTTCTGATATGACATCTGAAGGTGACACAATCACAGTTATCGGAAAAGCACCGGTTGCACAGCTCTTTGGATTTGCAGGCGATGTCCGCTCAGCAACAGAAGGACGTGCAATGTGGTCCACAGAGTTTGCCGGCTTTGAAATTGTTCCGGCAGGAATGCTTAAAGACGTTGTAAAAGAGATTAGAAAGCGTAAAGGCTTAAAAGAACAGATACCAGAGCCTGCTGACTATCTCGCATAA
- a CDS encoding DUF6293 family protein — MCEHLGYFPNNPLLNKYPSISKKILIEELESSGIKLLNNKSKEGLVAKYNALQRKYINPLIEWDYIRLEKNGTRPIIKLTQEGINALSFLKD; from the coding sequence TTGTGTGAACATTTAGGATATTTTCCAAATAATCCTCTGTTAAATAAATATCCATCAATCTCAAAAAAAATACTTATCGAAGAATTGGAATCTTCAGGTATAAAATTATTAAATAATAAATCAAAAGAGGGTTTGGTTGCTAAATATAATGCACTTCAACGAAAATACATAAACCCTCTTATTGAATGGGATTATATACGACTTGAAAAAAATGGAACCAGGCCCATAATCAAACTGACTCAGGAAGGAATAAATGCCCTTTCTTTCCTAAAAGATTGA
- a CDS encoding sensor histidine kinase — MRNQGLFYPFIATYSEESDDILKTQKDIADFWINNENDNESMYNKFYKFVEKSTEISKSAKQDRGIHDILPLVWNKTPVGLIIINSKTRDILGFNLAFIEIFGIENPQNIRFNDLFKDPNITDSLINTIEFGENQRIEADYDFDKIKKSKIYSTSKKGKANLELILIPLNDKDANILIHVNDITNLKKAESRILLVNKELSFLTGITRHDVINQVSAVKLYAELLCYSQSDDDKAFGYLKAIEDCTGNIERLVNFSKDYENLGKFDNSWQDLKNMVLLSVSDVLKPDINLRIETGNCEIFTDDMMKFVFSSLSENSVRHGENVSLISVKFREDGDFGVISFEDNGVGVAKEDKERIFMKGVGKNTGYGLFFVKEILEFMGYSIIEIGCFGKGARFEIKVPAEKWRYF; from the coding sequence TTGCGAAATCAGGGATTGTTTTACCCCTTTATCGCGACATATTCTGAAGAATCCGATGATATTTTGAAAACTCAAAAAGATATTGCTGATTTCTGGATCAATAATGAAAACGATAATGAATCAATGTATAATAAATTTTATAAATTTGTTGAAAAATCCACAGAAATCTCAAAATCAGCAAAACAAGACCGTGGAATTCATGATATTCTTCCGCTTGTCTGGAATAAAACACCTGTCGGCCTTATAATTATTAATTCAAAAACCAGGGATATTCTTGGATTTAATCTGGCGTTTATTGAGATTTTTGGGATAGAAAATCCTCAAAATATAAGATTTAATGACCTTTTTAAGGATCCAAATATTACTGACAGTCTTATAAATACTATAGAATTCGGAGAAAACCAAAGAATTGAGGCTGATTATGATTTCGATAAAATTAAAAAATCAAAAATCTATAGCACATCAAAAAAAGGGAAGGCAAACCTTGAATTAATTCTTATACCTTTGAATGACAAAGATGCCAATATTTTAATCCATGTTAATGATATAACAAATCTTAAAAAAGCAGAAAGCAGGATTCTTTTAGTCAACAAAGAATTAAGTTTTCTAACCGGAATCACCCGGCATGATGTTATTAATCAGGTTTCTGCTGTTAAACTTTATGCAGAACTTTTGTGTTATAGTCAAAGCGATGATGATAAGGCTTTTGGCTACTTAAAGGCGATTGAGGACTGTACTGGAAATATTGAAAGGCTTGTTAATTTTTCAAAAGATTATGAAAACCTGGGAAAATTTGATAACTCCTGGCAGGATTTAAAAAATATGGTTCTTCTTTCTGTTTCAGATGTATTAAAGCCTGATATAAATCTCAGAATCGAAACTGGAAACTGTGAGATATTTACTGATGATATGATGAAATTTGTCTTTTCCAGTTTATCTGAAAATTCTGTCAGGCATGGAGAAAATGTCTCTTTAATTTCTGTAAAATTCAGAGAAGATGGAGATTTTGGTGTTATATCATTTGAGGATAACGGGGTGGGAGTTGCAAAAGAGGATAAAGAGAGGATATTTATGAAAGGTGTTGGTAAAAATACCGGTTATGGCCTCTTTTTTGTTAAAGAGATTCTTGAATTTATGGGTTATTCAATAATTGAGATTGGTTGTTTTGGAAAGGGAGCACGGTTTGAAATAAAAGTTCCTGCCGAAAAATGGCGTTATTTTTGA
- the pdxT gene encoding pyridoxal 5'-phosphate synthase glutaminase subunit PdxT — protein sequence MGIKIGVLALQGNVSEHICAFKSALDSCGISEGSEVFELRQAEDIESCDAIAIPGGESTTISRLIDKNGMRIALKNFKGAFFATCAGMVILASSVDDVRVNPLGVIDISVGRNAFGRQKDSFEVPVDIKGLNSSFNAVFIRAPVVKSAGEGVEILANCGDEIVAVKEKKHMAFSFHPEIAGDFRIHKLFLRNSGIIP from the coding sequence GTGGGAATTAAAATCGGCGTTCTTGCACTTCAGGGGAATGTTTCTGAGCATATATGCGCTTTTAAGTCAGCACTTGATTCATGCGGAATTTCTGAAGGATCAGAAGTATTTGAGTTAAGGCAGGCTGAAGATATAGAAAGTTGTGATGCAATAGCAATTCCCGGGGGGGAGTCAACAACAATATCCCGCCTTATTGATAAAAATGGTATGAGAATAGCTCTAAAAAATTTTAAAGGAGCTTTTTTTGCTACCTGCGCCGGAATGGTTATTCTTGCATCTTCTGTTGATGATGTACGCGTAAATCCACTTGGTGTTATTGACATTTCTGTTGGTAGAAATGCGTTTGGGCGTCAGAAGGATTCTTTTGAAGTGCCTGTTGATATAAAAGGGCTAAACTCTTCCTTCAATGCGGTTTTTATTAGAGCACCTGTTGTGAAGTCTGCCGGAGAGGGAGTAGAGATTCTTGCTAATTGCGGTGATGAAATTGTGGCGGTAAAGGAAAAAAAACACATGGCATTCTCCTTTCATCCCGAAATTGCCGGTGATTTCAGGATTCACAAATTATTTCTTCGAAATTCAGGCATTATTCCATGA
- the pdxS gene encoding pyridoxal 5'-phosphate synthase lyase subunit PdxS, whose amino-acid sequence MNFEELRHGTELLKRGFASMQKGGVIMDVVNAEQARIAESAGAVAVMALERVPADIRKAGGVARMADVSIIEEIIDAVSIPVMGKARIGHFVEAQVLEAVGVDMIDESEVLTPADEEYHIDKSRFTVPFVCGARNLGEACRRINEGAAMIRTKGEAGTGNVVEAVRHMRAIMGAVRSLEGMDSQEISAFARKIEAPVEIVSECARLKRLPVVNFSAGGIATPADAAMMMQLGCDGVFVGSGIFKSSNPEKMALAIVEAVNNFNDPTVIAKASRNLGDAMPGLDVHTLSEDEVLSVRGN is encoded by the coding sequence ATGAATTTTGAAGAACTCAGACACGGAACTGAGCTTTTAAAGAGAGGTTTTGCATCCATGCAGAAGGGAGGCGTTATCATGGATGTTGTAAATGCTGAACAGGCACGTATTGCAGAATCTGCAGGTGCTGTTGCTGTAATGGCGCTTGAAAGAGTGCCGGCAGATATCAGGAAGGCAGGCGGTGTTGCAAGGATGGCAGATGTGTCAATTATTGAAGAGATTATTGATGCTGTTTCAATTCCTGTAATGGGGAAAGCACGAATTGGTCACTTTGTTGAGGCACAGGTTTTGGAGGCTGTCGGCGTTGACATGATTGATGAGAGTGAAGTACTGACACCTGCTGATGAGGAGTATCACATCGACAAGTCCCGCTTTACTGTACCTTTTGTCTGCGGTGCAAGAAACTTAGGTGAAGCATGCAGAAGAATCAATGAAGGTGCTGCAATGATTAGGACAAAGGGAGAGGCAGGCACTGGAAATGTTGTAGAGGCAGTAAGGCACATGAGGGCAATAATGGGTGCTGTAAGAAGCCTGGAAGGAATGGACTCTCAGGAGATTTCAGCGTTTGCGAGAAAAATTGAAGCACCTGTTGAGATTGTTTCAGAGTGTGCACGGTTAAAGCGCCTTCCTGTTGTCAATTTCTCAGCCGGCGGTATTGCAACACCTGCAGATGCGGCAATGATGATGCAGCTTGGATGTGACGGGGTATTTGTCGGTTCAGGGATATTCAAATCTTCAAATCCAGAAAAGATGGCGCTTGCAATAGTTGAAGCGGTGAACAACTTCAATGACCCTACAGTTATTGCAAAAGCGAGCAGAAACTTAGGCGATGCAATGCCCGGCCTTGATGTCCACACATTATCAGAAGATGAGGTGCTCTCGGTCCGTGGGAATTAA